The nucleotide window TATGACCTTCTTCATCTCCGAAGTAGACGTAACTGACATCCTTGTTCAGTTCCTTTATCTTCTTGAACTCTGAGAGTAGGAACTCCCTCATTGCAGTCTCATTCGAATCTAAACCCTTAGCGTAGGCCTCTTTTACGACCTCGGTAGCCATTGTTCCGTAATCTGCAACTCTCGCAAAGAAGTCATCAAACATTTTCTCAGCAACTTCGGCAGCGCTCATTGCCAATTGACCGCCCTGTTCTATTGCAGGAGCTTGAATCTCTCCCTTTATCACGCCATAGACCTTGTTAAATGAGTATATTGTAACCCCACCGAATATTGCCATGGTAATTACTGCAGACATTATGGCCATCAGGATTATTTTCTTCCTGAACTGCATTCCTTATCACCTCCCTTCAATACACCTTCTCAATTACCTGTCCCCCAATCACCTTCCTCATCCTGACTTTTCCAGTTGAGAGATCAAGGTAAATTGTTCTACCCCCTCTACCTCCAGTATCTTCAGCCACTAGTCTTATTCCAAGCTTTTTTAGCTCTCTTTTAGCTGTTTGAACGTTTCTTTCACCGATTTTAAGCTCATCGCTTTTTATATTCTGGAACATTTGAGCTCCACCGAAGAGCTTTGCTTCGAGCCTGAACTTCGAGGCTCCGAGTTTGAGGACCTCTTTTAGCAGTAATTGCAACCCAGTGTCTACATACTTCGCCGGGTTTCCTCGATGGCCATACCTGGCGGCTTCCGGTAATAAAGCATGAAGTAGACCACCGACCTTAGTAACCCTATCATACAGGGTTATACCTACACAGCTCCCTAACCCATACGTGCTAATTATCCCCTCGCCCTTTCCAACCGCATAGTCCCCTATTCCAACTTTAATTTCCCTCGTCATTCGCTTCAACCTCTTCCGAGATCTGCTTCTCTAGTTTCTTGACTAACTTAGTGAATGATTCAGGAGTCGGAACTAGGTAGAAATAGCTCTCGACGCCGATATCCTCCTTGTAGAACTTCGATTTGAACACCACTATACTATTAACGTTCCTCAAATCTGGTCTTCCAAGTTCCTTTTCAATGTCATACAATGACTCAGCTGGCTTTGGAGGACTCAACGAAACTGGCTCACCTATTAAGTTAGATAGTATGTCGGTGTACGCGGATATTAGTATGTTTCCAACTTCCATGATCGCTGATTTACCCATTTCGTCCAACTCTTCCATGCTCCCTGGCTCCATGCCCATAAGGACAGCTGAGATGTTAAGGGCACTATGCTTCGGGAACTGGAGTATAGTTAAACCTGAAAGACCTTCAGTAACGTCAAACATGACAGTGAAGCCTTTTGAGACACCCCTCTCTGCCAGGAGCTTTAAGAACTCTGCCCTCGAGACTATCTCAACATCTGGAGCCTCCATCTCTATTGGCCCACCGATCATCTGTGAGAGTGACGTGAGAGCGTGAGACATAGCTATGTTAGATGCCTCCTTAAATATGTCCTTATACAACTCAGACTTCTTCATGCTAATCCCCCCAGGAGCTTTTCCAAGATCTTCTTCATATCCTCAGGCTTGGGGAACAGCAAGAAATGCTCCTCGAACTCTACCCCACTGATCTTTATATCTGTTTGGAGGATAATTGTGTAATCGCAGAACTTTCCAATATCGGCCAAGGCCAAGTCAAGGATAGCCGGGAGGAAGTCTATAGTCAAGGCCGGGGGTGTTTGCTCAATTGTTATCCCAAGGAATTGGCTAAGAGCATTTGCAAAGGCCGAGATTAGTATGTTTCCCATCTCCATAAACGATGACTTAACCATGTCATCAAGCTCGGTGGTAGTTCCTGGAGGGTTACCCATTATCACGTCGAACATCCTTAGAACATCGTCGTAATCAGCGGCAAAGAAAGCATGACTGCTGAAGTCCTTCCCGAGTTCTATGTAAACCACTACCTTAACGTCCTCTCCCACTATTTCGGGAACGTTCTTTATCTCGACGACCTTTAAGTCTGGAACCGATATATTCACCTCTCTCCCCGTCATCTCACTCAACGCCGTTGCCGCGTGAGATGCCCCTATGTTGAACGTTTCCAGCAGTGCACTCTTAGCGAATTCATCCAAATTCTTAACATACTCCTCTATGTTTTCAGCCACTATATCCACCTCCAAGCAGTCCTCCTATGTCTATGATGAGAACCACGCTTCCGTCTCCGAGTATTGTAGCTCCTGCGAATCCCCTAACGTTCGATAGGAACTTGCCTAAGCTCTTGATAACTATGTCCCTCTTATGGAGAAGCTCATCGACACCTATTGCAACCTTCTGTGCTCCGTGGTCAACTATTATAGCGGGGAACCTTTCAACTTGAGGAGTTGGTAGCCCAAACAATTCGTGAAGCATGACAACGGGGATTATCTCACCCCTCAACACTATAACCGGCTTTCCTCCTATTGTCTTAAGAATAGAGGGATCAACCTCTATCGTCTCCAGGATGTTGTTGATTGGAATTGCATAAGTCTCATCCATAACCCTAATCAACAAGGCCTGGATTATCGCCATGCTTATAGGTAGCTTGAGTATGAACGTTGTTCCCTTGCCAACCTCAGTCTGAACTGAAATCGAACCGTTCATAGACTTGACGACTTCCTTAACAACGTCCATTCCAACTCCTCTTCCAGAAACATCGGTAACCTTCTCCGCGGTGCTGAATCCTGGGAGAAAGATTAGGTTTATAGCTTCCTCATCGCTCAAGCTTGCCGCCTCTTCTGGGGTTATTAATCCCCTCTCTATGGCCTTCTTTTTAACTTTCTCAGGGTCTATACCCCTACCATCGTCCCTGACTATTATAACAACGTGGTTCTTTTCTCTTTTAGCTATAAGTTCAACTCTTCCAACTCTCGGCTTTCCTAGTTTAACTCTCTCCTCGGGAGGCTCTATTCCATGGTCAACTGCATTCCTTAGTAGGTGAACCAGGGCATCACCAAGCTTCTCCAAGATTGTCCTATCAACCTCTATGTCTGCACCTTCCATGACGAACTCAACTTCCTTACCCATCTTCCTAGCTAAATCCCTCACCATCCTGGGGAACTTGTTGAAGACCTCAGCTATTGGTGTTAACCTCATTTCCATTATCTCATCCTGTAGCTCTGTTAGCAACCTCGAGAGCGTTGATAACGCTTCGAATAACTCTCTATCCCCTAATCTCTCGCCTATTTGCTCAAGCCTACCCTTGGTAATGACTAGCTCTCCAACGAGATTCATCAACTTATCCAAGTGACCAACGTCTATCTTGATTATCCTAGAGATC belongs to Pyrococcus abyssi GE5 and includes:
- a CDS encoding chemotaxis protein CheC; protein product: MAENIEEYVKNLDEFAKSALLETFNIGASHAATALSEMTGREVNISVPDLKVVEIKNVPEIVGEDVKVVVYIELGKDFSSHAFFAADYDDVLRMFDVIMGNPPGTTTELDDMVKSSFMEMGNILISAFANALSQFLGITIEQTPPALTIDFLPAILDLALADIGKFCDYTIILQTDIKISGVEFEEHFLLFPKPEDMKKILEKLLGGLA
- a CDS encoding chemotaxis protein CheC, with amino-acid sequence MKKSELYKDIFKEASNIAMSHALTSLSQMIGGPIEMEAPDVEIVSRAEFLKLLAERGVSKGFTVMFDVTEGLSGLTILQFPKHSALNISAVLMGMEPGSMEELDEMGKSAIMEVGNILISAYTDILSNLIGEPVSLSPPKPAESLYDIEKELGRPDLRNVNSIVVFKSKFYKEDIGVESYFYLVPTPESFTKLVKKLEKQISEEVEANDEGN
- a CDS encoding chemotaxis protein CheA, whose amino-acid sequence is MSQYLDEFLADARDRIDSLSNAILTLEKIVKEGGSEEEKAELINQIFRDAHTLKGTAATMGFMKLSETAHKMENLFDAIRNSQIELTPEVVDLVLDFLDAIEAMVNNIEESGSEGDIDVSDLFRRADEFLQGGKGAEKKPEEEKPKEEVEAKEEEKPEKVEEGVEGKVYHIKVYFQKDAPLKGVRAFLILSDLEERGEVIWTNPGRDVIESGNLDKDVIEFKVSSDLPKEELEKVITRHPEVEKVEIIEEGEEEKGPEGEEKEYLIRVYFSPDAPLKGPRSYLILQDLESIGDIVQTNPNRGDIENGNLLEGKFFEVVLRTKEDKSKIVQLIKKHPDVENFVVTEAEAEEKQEKKEEKAEEKKPQPPKQPKKPVIETPRVKISRIIKIDVGHLDKLMNLVGELVITKGRLEQIGERLGDRELFEALSTLSRLLTELQDEIMEMRLTPIAEVFNKFPRMVRDLARKMGKEVEFVMEGADIEVDRTILEKLGDALVHLLRNAVDHGIEPPEERVKLGKPRVGRVELIAKREKNHVVIIVRDDGRGIDPEKVKKKAIERGLITPEEAASLSDEEAINLIFLPGFSTAEKVTDVSGRGVGMDVVKEVVKSMNGSISVQTEVGKGTTFILKLPISMAIIQALLIRVMDETYAIPINNILETIEVDPSILKTIGGKPVIVLRGEIIPVVMLHELFGLPTPQVERFPAIIVDHGAQKVAIGVDELLHKRDIVIKSLGKFLSNVRGFAGATILGDGSVVLIIDIGGLLGGGYSG
- a CDS encoding chemotaxis protein CheD: MTREIKVGIGDYAVGKGEGIISTYGLGSCVGITLYDRVTKVGGLLHALLPEAARYGHRGNPAKYVDTGLQLLLKEVLKLGASKFRLEAKLFGGAQMFQNIKSDELKIGERNVQTAKRELKKLGIRLVAEDTGGRGGRTIYLDLSTGKVRMRKVIGGQVIEKVY